In the Bacteroidales bacterium genome, TGACTAACAGAGCTCTAATTTAATAAAGTTTACGAATTGCAAATCTATGACTAAATTGTAATCTCAATTCAAAGCATCAAAAAGCGGAGAACAATTCGCGAAACATCAGGTTATATTTTATAAATTTGATTTCATGCGTTGCCTTTTCACTCTAACCGCACTGTTATTAATTATATTCACACCAATTTGCGGGCAGTACGATGAGGTTCCAAGCTTTGAAGATACCCTCGAAGTATACCAGGATCTGTTTGGCATTAAGGAGCCCTTGTCTCTGACCCTGGAATTCAATATAAAGGAGTTCCAGAAGTCCAAAAGAAATGAAAAGTACCATCCGGCGAAAATGACCTGCCATGTGAACGATTCATTTGAAGTGAACCATACGGTGAGGGTCAGGGCTCGCGGAAATAACAGAAGGGATATCTGCATGATGCCTCCTTACTGGCTGAATATCCGGTATGCCGGAATTGAAGCCGAGGATCTCAGAGGGGTAACAAAGATGAAGGTAGTGACCCGCTGCCGGCAAGCAAGTGTTTATAAGAATTATGTACTCAGGGAGTACCTGGTTTACCAGATATACAACCTTCTCTCTCCCTACAGTTTTAATACCAGGCTGGTCAGACTCAAATATATAGATACTGGCAGGAAGAATAAGGTTACGGAAGACTGGGGCTTTATCATTGAGCCGGAGGCTATGATGGCGGAGAGAAACCAGGCCATGTCGATTAAAAGCGATAAACTATCCATCCGCACGGTCAATAAGGAGTGGATAGACAAGGTGGCTTTCTTTCATTATATGATAGGGCAGTGCGACTATTCTGTGACCGGGCGGCACAACCTTAAAATTCTTACATTGAAGGAGTACGGCCCTACAGGTTATATCCCGGTACCCTACGATTTTGATTACACGGGTCTGGTCCATACAAATTATGCCATACCGGGTGATAATCTGGGTATTACTTCTGTCAGGGAGAGGTACTATTTAGGGGCATGCCGGAGTGAAGAGGTCCATCAGAAGACCATCGACTGGCTTGCCTCGTACCGGGATGAAATCAAGAACCTGATCATGGATTTTGAATACCTGGATGAAGATGGGAAAGTGGATATGATCAACTATCTTGAAAGCTATTACATAGAGAGTGAAAATATTAATTTCATTCAAAGAAATATCAATATCACCTGCCGCTAAGCGTATTTTCCAACAAACATTTTTGCTTTGCTAAGGTTGTTTCATAAAGGAGGACAGGATGAAGCAATTAGTTTTTATCAGGCATGCAGGATTTCTGGCATTTGTGTTGTCAGGACTGTTTTTATGGCTGCCCTTAAAGGGGCAATATGAATCTGGCAGGATGGAGCGACCTAAAAATGTGATCCTGATGATCGGCGATGGCATGGGGATTTCACAGCTCTCTTCCACCTACTATTTCCCGGATGAGAAAGGAAAAGAAGAGGAGCCGGCTTTCAGCCGTTTTAAGTATATCGGACTTGCCAGGACTTCTTCCGGGCAGGAAGTGGTAACCCAGTCCCCCGCCGCAGCAACAGCGCTGGCTACCGGTTACAAAACCTACAACATGGCTGTTGGTGTGGACCTGGATACCGTGGTGCGTGAAAATATTGTCGAAATACTGTCCCTCCGGGGATATATGACCGGGGTCATTGCCACTTCCCATATTACCGATGCCACACCGGCAGGATTTTATGCCCATCAGCCCGACCGGTATATGCAGGCCGAAATTGCTAAGGACTTATTAAACTCGGAGATCGATTTTTTTGCTGGCGGCGGCTCCAAATATTTCAGGGACTCCACCGGAGCCTTTCCCTTTGAGGAGTATGGCATTGAAATTAACTATCGCAAACTGAAGAAAATCAAAAAACCGGAAGAGGGGCGCCGATATGGTTTTTTACTGGGCCAGGAACATATGCCAACCATGCTGCATGGCCGTGGAGATTTTCTGGCCCGGGCAACTTCCATAGCGATGGATTTTCTAGCAACAGGAACGGAAGGATATTTTCTGATGGTGGAAGGATCACAGATTGATTGGGCCGGTCATGGGAATCAGGTGGAGTATATGAAAGCAGAAGTCAATGATTTTGAGAGTACAGTCGGGATCGTGATGGACTATGCGCAAGAGAATGGGGAAACCCTGGTTATTGTAACTGCCGATCATGAAACGGGTGGATTTACACTGGGGGCTGCAGGAAACAACAGTCAGGGGACTTCTGACTACTCGGTGATTGAACCGACTTTTGCCTCCACCAATCATTCTGCAGCCCTGGTACCTGTATTTGCCTATGGTCCCGGTGCAGAAAACTTCATCGGGGTGTACGAGAATACAGAAATTTATCACAAATTAGTAGAATTGATGGAATCTGAGTAATCTCAACACCCTGTAGTATGAATCAGTCTGACAGGGAGATTATCATATCGATTGTCTCCAGTGCTTTTGAACAGAATCCACGTGCCGTGGCGATGATGAAAAAGAAGAATCCCGCCAGAAGTGTGCGCCTGATGACTGAATATGCCTATACCCTGGTAGAGAAGTTTAATGGGATCTATCTTTCAGAAGACAAGACAACGGTGCTCTTTTACTATACGAAGAGCCAGTATAAAAGAGGATTGACCGATTATCTCCGTTATGCCAGGATGTTCCTTCAGGCCATCCGGTTTTCCCAGTTATTTCCTACCCTCAGGCGGGAAAAATATATTGCCAGTTTACGACCCGATTACAAAGACTACATCTATGTCTGGGTCCTGGGAAGTGTTCCCAATAATAAAAGCCTCAAGGGCCTGGCCGATATCAGGGACCACCTCTTCGGCCTTTCTGAAAAACTCCAGCTTCCGATCCTGATTGAGACCACCGTGGATAAAGTCCGGAAACTTTATCATTATGTGGGATTTGAAGAGTATCATAAGTGGGAGGATGCCGGAGCAGGGATCAATGTCTGGTTCCTGAAGCGGATGGTTCATCCTCCCAAGCGGGCCTGATCCTGTGCTACAGGTTCGCTGCCAGCCAGTCGCCTACTTCGGAAGTGCCATAGGATTTCCCCTCCGCAATGTCCTCGGTAACGACTCCTTCGTCCATGGAACGGTTCACCACATTTCGTATGACCTGTGCTTCCTCAGTCAGGTTCAGGGCCAGTTCCAGCAGCATGGCCGCCGAAAGCACCGTAGCAAGCGGATTGGCAATGTTCCTGCCTGCCGCCTGGGGGTAGGAGCCATGTATGGGCTCGAATACCGAGGTATGGATCCCTACAGAAGCAGAAGGCAGCAGACCCAGTGATCCGGAGATTACACTGGCC is a window encoding:
- a CDS encoding alkaline phosphatase, which codes for MKQLVFIRHAGFLAFVLSGLFLWLPLKGQYESGRMERPKNVILMIGDGMGISQLSSTYYFPDEKGKEEEPAFSRFKYIGLARTSSGQEVVTQSPAAATALATGYKTYNMAVGVDLDTVVRENIVEILSLRGYMTGVIATSHITDATPAGFYAHQPDRYMQAEIAKDLLNSEIDFFAGGGSKYFRDSTGAFPFEEYGIEINYRKLKKIKKPEEGRRYGFLLGQEHMPTMLHGRGDFLARATSIAMDFLATGTEGYFLMVEGSQIDWAGHGNQVEYMKAEVNDFESTVGIVMDYAQENGETLVIVTADHETGGFTLGAAGNNSQGTSDYSVIEPTFASTNHSAALVPVFAYGPGAENFIGVYENTEIYHKLVELMESE